The genomic segment GCTGCCGGCGATGCGGGTCAACATCGATATCAAAGCCGAGTCGGCCATCGAACCCACAGTCGAGGTCATCGAGCGGCTCAACGCACACGACCGGGTACTGGTCACATCGTTCTCCGACCGCCGCCGCCGCCGCGCGTTGGGCCTGCTATCAAAACGGGTCGCGAGTTCGGCGGGCACGATCGCGTTCCTGGCGCTCGTGGCCGCGAAGACCACGGCCAGTCGCTCATATGCCTGGCGGATGCTGCACGACAGCGACTGCTTACAACTGCCGCCCCGGCTGGGTCGCCTGCCGGTCATCACACCGGCGCTGGTCCGGGCCGCTCACGCCTCGGGGCGTCAGGTGCACGCATGGACGGTCGACGACCCGGAGACCATGCGCGCCCTGCTCGATATCGGCGTCGACGGCATCATC from the Mycobacterium lentiflavum genome contains:
- a CDS encoding glycerophosphodiester phosphodiesterase, with the protein product MRHGDEPACEYLRHTGRIAMAHRGFTSFKFPMNTMGAFDEAAKLGFRYIETDVRATRDGVAVILHDRRLPAQCGLAGTIDRLAWRDARTADLGAGQTIPSLEELLVALPAMRVNIDIKAESAIEPTVEVIERLNAHDRVLVTSFSDRRRRRALGLLSKRVASSAGTIAFLALVAAKTTASRSYAWRMLHDSDCLQLPPRLGRLPVITPALVRAAHASGRQVHAWTVDDPETMRALLDIGVDGIITDRADLLRDVLIARADWSPLS